The following are encoded together in the Anabrus simplex isolate iqAnaSimp1 chromosome 5, ASM4041472v1, whole genome shotgun sequence genome:
- the LOC136875059 gene encoding uncharacterized protein isoform X4, producing the protein MDHKVEVKEEPVWLEETASTSFDNYEPASDEMHLKEETKSELAEPGQTQVNTFEPFTDVKDEICIDEHTVCQLIPSLKEEDKT; encoded by the exons atggaccaCAAAGTAGAGGTCAAGGAGGAACCAGTCTGGCTTGAAGAAACAGCAAGTACATCATTT gacaattatgAACCTGCATCAGACgagatgcatttgaaagaagaaaccAAATCGGAGTTGGCAGAGCCAGgacaaacacaggtgaacacatttgag CCTTTTACAGATGTTAAGGATGAAATATGCATAGATGAACACACAGTTTGCCAGCTCATCCCATCTTTGAAAGAAGAAGATAA